The following is a genomic window from Terriglobales bacterium.
CCAAGCCACCGGCAATGCAACCATTAATGATTCAAACGGCAATGTAATCACGGTCACAACCAACAGCGGCACCACGACTTTCACGGACACGCTGGGCACTACCGCGCTGACAGCTTCAGGTACGCCGCCTGGCAATGTTACCTACTGCTATCCCTCTCCGACCAATCCCAGCCAGCAGACTTGCTTTACTGTGACCTATTCGCAGTACACAGTGCAGACACACTTTCTCTGCTCGGGTATAAATGAGTACTCAAGTCCTTCGCCAGTGTCGTTCATCACTGGGATCACTCTTCCCGGCGGAGGGTCCTACTCCATTGGCTACGAGCAGACACCTGGATTTGGCTCGGGCTATGTAACGGGCCGAATTAACTCGATTTCCATACCTACAGGTGCCGCGATTACCTACACATACACTGGCGGGAATAACGGTGTCGAATGCGCAGACGGCAGCACTGCTGGCATAACTCGCCAAATCAATAACAATGGGTCAGTCGCAACATGGACATATACACGTTCGGGATCGACTCCCAATTGGACGACGACGGTCACCGATCCTCAGACCAACCAAACCCAAATCAATTTCAAAACTGACACGAATAATCTCAACTATTACGAAACCAGCCGCACGGTTACCGACCATACTCTTGGCCTGCTCAAAACCATCGTCACGTGCTACAACTCTTGCAACAACAATGCCCTTACCTTGCCGGTTACGGACCTCTATACATACACCGAATTCCCGAATACCAGCGGACGAACAAGTCTGGTCCACACGGCACTTGACCCGACGTACGGTCGAGTGACCGAAACCGACGAGTATGATTTCGGATCGAAAGGGAGTGGCACGCAAGGTGCTCTCCTGCGCAAAACCACCATGCAGTACGCTTCCTTAGGAGCTATTGCTGATCATCCCTCCCAAGTCACCGTCTACGACGGTAATGCGCACGTCAAAGCTCAAACGACATATAGCTATGATCAGTGGGGACCCGCCACCACAACTGGAACACCACAGCACATTTCCGTGAGCGGTCCCCGCGGAATGCTCACAACTCTTCAACGATGGACTCAAGGAAGCAACTGGATTACAGATCAGTTCTATTATTTCGACACAGGCATGCTTGACTGGCGTTGGGACCCGAATGGATCTCAAGAATACTATACGTATGGAGACTGCGGTAATTCCTTCCTGACAAATGACAGCCGCTACGGAGGCTTGCACACCTCCGCACATTGGGATTGCAATGGGGGTCTACTGCTTTGGACAAAGGATGAGAACAGTCGCCAGACCACATACACATATGGTGATGCAAACTATTGGCGTGCAACGGAAATAGATTATCCCGACGGCGGCCAGACCACTTTTACATACTACACGGCAGCCCCAGTGCCTTGGGCTGTGGTCACAACACAAAAGATCGATAGCGGGGGTCGAACACTCTCAACCACGACTCAATACGACGGCCTCGGAAGATCGATGCTGCAGTTCAGTACTGATCCTGACGCAAGTGGCGGCAACGATTACGTCGGCATAGGCTATGACAGCTTAGGGCGAGTCTCAGCGGTTTCTAACCCTTATGCCACGACAAGCGATCCGACTTATGGCACGACAGTGTATTCCTACGATTCCTTGGATCGCATCACCAAAATTACTCGACCCGACAACAACACTGTACTCTACAGCTATAGTGGCGCTGCTGTCTCCACACAGGACGAGGGCAACGGCAACATTCGTGTGCAGAGAATCTCTCAAGTCGACGGACTGGGCCGAATCACATCGGTATGCGAACTGAGCTCAAACACCTTAGTTGGAAGTAATGGCTCTCCCGGAGCGTGCGGTCAGGATATTGCGGCGACTGGATTTCTTACTTTGTATACCTACGATAGTCCCGTCAACACGATGCAGATCGCACAGCCGGGTTTAAACAATCGGTCTATCACTTATGACGGCTTGTCGCGTGTGGTTAGCGAAACAAATCCCGAGTCCGGTACAACAACGTACTTCTACGACACGGGCAGCCCGGGCGACCTTTATCAACGAGTCCGCCCGAGCCCCAATCAGAACGCGGGCTATACGCTCACGACCACGTATAGTTACGATCAATTGCATCGCCTTACGCAAATTCAATACAGCGATAACAATCCCTCTCCTCCGTACACCACTCCAGGAACAACATTTCAGTACGATCAGACCAGCATTTGGGGCGTCACTCCTCAAAACCCGCTGGGCAGACTGACCCATACCTATCGTGGATCAGGCAACAGCTGTGCTGGCAATGTCCTGAGCTATGATGCGATGGGACGCGTGGTGAATGAGTGGCAACAAACACCAACACAGTGCGGCGGTAACACCACGTGGCCGGTTTCCTACTCCTACGACTACCTTGGCAACTTACTCTCCTGGTCGAACGGTATGGGGCCAACCCTCAACAACACCTACAATACCGCCGGACGGCTGCTCACAGTCTCAAGCTCGCTCAGCGATAGCTCCCATCCCAATCCACTGCTTACAGGGGCATCAGACCATCCTTCAGGGGTGAAGTACAATCCTCTCGCTCAAGTGGTGTCGGCAAAATTCGGTGATGGGATGTCGGATACTCTCAGCTATGATTCGCGTGGGCGGCTAAGTTCAGTTCTCAATGGCAATTTGGTCTACAGTCTTGGGCTAACCTACAATCCTAACAGTACCGTAAAGGTAAGCAATGAGTCCTACAACAAGAAATGGACTTACTCCTACGACGAATTCAACCGGCTGCAGACCGCTTCCAAAACTGGACAGGGCTTTTCCTATGACTATGACCGGTATGGAAACCGCTGGCACCAGAACGTAACGGCTGGCAGCGGGTACAATATCCTATACAGCTTCGATGCCAACAACCATATCACTCCTGACAACTACGTAACCTACGACGCTGCAGGCAACGTAATCAGCGATGGCTCTAACAACTACACTTACGATGCTGAGGGTATGGTGATATCGGCGAACAACGGCAATGGCAGGTACTTCTACGATGCCTTCAATCGGCGAGTTCAAAGGATTTACGGCTCAACCTATGACTACGCCTACGATCAGCAGGGCAGAGTGATCGGAGTATCGTCCGGCGGATCGATGTACCGGGGCGAGCTTTATGCAGGCGCCTGGCACATAGGGACGTATTTCGGTACCGGCACCTACTTCAACCAGTTAGACTGGCTTGGGACCGAGCGGGTACGCGCAGATTGGACAGGAGCAGTGTATGAGTCCTGCCAGAATACGCCGTTCGGGGACGGCCAGACCTGTACGGGCGGCGAGTCGAGTCTCATCCACTTTGCCGGAATGGAAAGCGATCCCGAAACGAACGATGGCGACAGCAGCGTCAGCCATACCTGGAATCGGCAATACTCGCCGACCGAAGGCCGCTGGCTGACCGCTGATCCGGCTGCTCAGGCAGTCGCCAATCCCGGTAATCCCCAGAGCTGGAACCAATATTCGTACGTGATGAATAATCCAACCACCTTTATCGATCCGCTGGGACTTGATGGTTCCCAACCGAGCATATGGATTAACGCGTTCTGCCAGGCCGATCCGATATTCTGCGCAGCAACGCCAGCCGAGGCGTATCAACTTTGCGTGTTCATCGGTCTATGCGGCGACAACTCAAGCGGCAACACGGGAAGTGGAGGAAATGGAACTGGCAGTGCGGGGCCGACGCCATCTGCAGCTAGCAACAGTAAGCCGCCGTTGAGTGGTGAGACCAATGGGATACCGAATGGATTTCGCATTCCACGCCAGAACATCTGGAACGTGCTCTTGCCGGGGAGTATGCAATGCGACTTCGGCGTGTGCGTGCCGATTGGAAACGGCGTGCTGGGCGGGACACTATCCTCGACGTTTTCTCTTGATCCTGGGTTTCTCATGAGCTTGAGGTTGCTGTCTAACTTGATTGCCCCCTTTAAGCAGGTTACGACACAGCAGTGTAGTTGTGCCGATATGCGAAGTAGTTTGACGCATTGTGGCTACACGTGTACATGCGCTGGAGGCGAGGAATGGCCGTCAGCTGTTTGGGATAAGCTTTTTATCAGAATTGGTTGCGGAAAGTGGGCGTGCCCGATTGGTCTCGATTCCACGCTGAGCACAACCCATTGGGTACTGCCGGGTGTAGTTGATATGAGAATTAGGTCAATGCAGATCAACAGAGGTACTTGTGTTTATCCGGGGGATGTCCATTAACTGTGAGAATAGCAAGTCCTCACCCTGAGCCATAATGAGCCGAGGGGTTTATGCCCTGAGCAACCGTGCGTAGAATCGTACGGATCGTACGGAGCAACGCTGGTTGTTCTCGGATCACTCCGTCCGCATGATGGCTAACATAGCGTTGCCTTTCTGCGGTTCGGCCAAAATTTGAAGAGGGGATTATTGTCATGAGGACATCAGGATATGTGCTAGGGATGATCGGAGTCGCGATCGCACTGGCAGCGTACATCTTTCGTTTTCCGTTGCAGATCGGAATGAACGGACATTACTTTGAACCGTGGTTGTTGCTGAAGATTCTCGGGATAGTTCTGTTGCTCCTTGGGATCGTACTGGTAGTCCGTGCCTCGGGCCAGCCAACGGTTTCCCAGTGAGAACCACCACGGGATAAAGGACCAAGGGTTGATCCGAGGCTCCGATGGGAGGAAGGATTTTCAGGACCCCGTAGAGCCCCAATCGCCTCCCGCTGTCGCTCGCGATATTTCTATCTCACCTCCCACTTCCCGTGTCCGATTCCGTAACCCTTACCGTTTCACCGTTTCCACTCTTCGCTCCCATTACCGTTCCCCACGGCCATATCCGCGCCTCGCTCAGAGCCGCATTTGACGCGGCTTCGACGCATGTCATGGCGCTCGGAGCCGCATGAATACTGGCTAAGATAGAGATACGAAAACGGAGGTGTGTACATATACGCAGCACATACATACTCTCCCCCCATTCGTTTGACCGCGCTCGCAACTGGTCCGTAAACTGGTCGGCCTGGGCGGAGATTGCTGGCACTGCGGAACATGATCGCCAGCCACCGTTCGCTGCGCTCAGCATGGGGCGCCCACAGTTTGGCGACTCGATCATTCCAAAATCCGGAAACAACTCCCTCGCCGCTAAGCTGCTCGGGATTTCGCTAGTGGGCTCCCGGCCGCGGCGGACTCACGCCCGCAAGACAGCTCAACTTCGAGTCGGGCGCGGATCAGTAACCCGCGCCCTCCCTCAGGATGACAGGGTGGGAGTGTGCTAGTGGAGGCAAACCCTCAGGTACAGGCACTCTCAGAGGAGAACCGGCGCGGACAGGAGTGTCCGCGCCACACGAACTTACTTGGTCGCTCCTGCGTTGGTGCGGTCCGGTTCCTCGGCGATCGCCTTCAGGCTGGCTTTGCGTGCTGTGTCAAACTCGTCGCCGGGTACCCAGGCAGTCAGTTCAGGAGCGGAAGCCGCCTTCCATCCCAGTTCAAAGCCGAAGCGCGTGATTTCAGCCAGGCCGGTGAAGTCCCAGTCGGCGTGGTATTCGTCGCTGGGCTGATGATAGTCGCGATCGGTGTAATCCTTCTCCAACTGGAAGCCATAGTCGATGGGATGGCCTTTGAACTTCATGCCTTCATTAATCGAGAAGGAGGGGACACCCACGCGGGCGAAGCTGAAATGATCGGAGCGATAGTAGTGGCCTGCGCCGGGATTGGAGTCGGGCTTGATTTCCAGGCCGAACTCTTTTGCCGTGGCTTTCACTACCGGATAAAAAGTGGTGCGCTCGGCGCCGCTGACATCCACGTCCTCGGGAATGCCGCGTGGCGCAACCCCATCGAAGTTCAGACCCAGCGCAATGTCACCTGCCGGAACAGGAGGCTTGCGTCCCAGAAATTCAGAGCCGCGCAAACCCTGCTCTTCGGCGGTGACAGCAGCAAAAAGGATGGAGCGTTTTGGAGGCTGGGAAGCGCTGGCGAAGGCGTGAGCCAGTTCCAGGAGAATTCCGCAGCCGGTACCGTTATCGATGGCGCCATTGTAGATGTTGTCTCCGGGCTGGCCGGGATGGATTCCCAGATGATCGTAATGGGCACTGTAGATCACGGCCTGCTGCTTGAACTTCGGATCGGAGCCGGGGAGCATCGCGACCACGTTGCTGGATTCAAATGGGCGAATCTTGCTGGTGATGTTGGACTCCACACGAACCGGCAGGGGGACGGGGCGGAAATCGCGCGAGCGGGCTTGCTCGATCAACGTGTCCAGGTCCTTTCCGACTGAGGACAGAAGATTCCTGGTGACATCCAGTTGCATCCAGGCCGCAAGCTTCAGCTTGGGATCGCTGTCGGAGCGCAGATAGGAGCGCTCACCTCCCCAGGAGTTTCTTACTACGTCCCAGCCATAGCTGGCCATGTCGGTTTTGTGGATGATGATCGCGCCCACCGCGCCTTTGCGCGCAGCTTCCTCGTACTTGTAGGTCCAGCGGCCGTAGTAGGTGAGTGCCTTGCCTTTGAAGAAGTTGGGATCGTCGGAAGGAGGCTCATTGACCAGCACGA
Proteins encoded in this region:
- a CDS encoding M28 family peptidase, whose protein sequence is MRRSAFISASLLLSILALGASRPSVKKPVDSAQSLPASAQAAMKLINPERIRAHVKFLSSDLLEGRGTGQRGGDIAADYIATEFALFGLKPAGDNGTYFQKVPMVGIATEPTSTVTLTPGGGKPVALRQGDDIVAMDETQNTASKIDSDLVFVGYGIEAPEYNWNDFKDVSVAGKVLLVLVNEPPSDDPNFFKGKALTYYGRWTYKYEEAARKGAVGAIIIHKTDMASYGWDVVRNSWGGERSYLRSDSDPKLKLAAWMQLDVTRNLLSSVGKDLDTLIEQARSRDFRPVPLPVRVESNITSKIRPFESSNVVAMLPGSDPKFKQQAVIYSAHYDHLGIHPGQPGDNIYNGAIDNGTGCGILLELAHAFASASQPPKRSILFAAVTAEEQGLRGSEFLGRKPPVPAGDIALGLNFDGVAPRGIPEDVDVSGAERTTFYPVVKATAKEFGLEIKPDSNPGAGHYYRSDHFSFARVGVPSFSINEGMKFKGHPIDYGFQLEKDYTDRDYHQPSDEYHADWDFTGLAEITRFGFELGWKAASAPELTAWVPGDEFDTARKASLKAIAEEPDRTNAGATK
- a CDS encoding RHS repeat-associated core domain-containing protein → QATGNATINDSNGNVITVTTNSGTTTFTDTLGTTALTASGTPPGNVTYCYPSPTNPSQQTCFTVTYSQYTVQTHFLCSGINEYSSPSPVSFITGITLPGGGSYSIGYEQTPGFGSGYVTGRINSISIPTGAAITYTYTGGNNGVECADGSTAGITRQINNNGSVATWTYTRSGSTPNWTTTVTDPQTNQTQINFKTDTNNLNYYETSRTVTDHTLGLLKTIVTCYNSCNNNALTLPVTDLYTYTEFPNTSGRTSLVHTALDPTYGRVTETDEYDFGSKGSGTQGALLRKTTMQYASLGAIADHPSQVTVYDGNAHVKAQTTYSYDQWGPATTTGTPQHISVSGPRGMLTTLQRWTQGSNWITDQFYYFDTGMLDWRWDPNGSQEYYTYGDCGNSFLTNDSRYGGLHTSAHWDCNGGLLLWTKDENSRQTTYTYGDANYWRATEIDYPDGGQTTFTYYTAAPVPWAVVTTQKIDSGGRTLSTTTQYDGLGRSMLQFSTDPDASGGNDYVGIGYDSLGRVSAVSNPYATTSDPTYGTTVYSYDSLDRITKITRPDNNTVLYSYSGAAVSTQDEGNGNIRVQRISQVDGLGRITSVCELSSNTLVGSNGSPGACGQDIAATGFLTLYTYDSPVNTMQIAQPGLNNRSITYDGLSRVVSETNPESGTTTYFYDTGSPGDLYQRVRPSPNQNAGYTLTTTYSYDQLHRLTQIQYSDNNPSPPYTTPGTTFQYDQTSIWGVTPQNPLGRLTHTYRGSGNSCAGNVLSYDAMGRVVNEWQQTPTQCGGNTTWPVSYSYDYLGNLLSWSNGMGPTLNNTYNTAGRLLTVSSSLSDSSHPNPLLTGASDHPSGVKYNPLAQVVSAKFGDGMSDTLSYDSRGRLSSVLNGNLVYSLGLTYNPNSTVKVSNESYNKKWTYSYDEFNRLQTASKTGQGFSYDYDRYGNRWHQNVTAGSGYNILYSFDANNHITPDNYVTYDAAGNVISDGSNNYTYDAEGMVISANNGNGRYFYDAFNRRVQRIYGSTYDYAYDQQGRVIGVSSGGSMYRGELYAGAWHIGTYFGTGTYFNQLDWLGTERVRADWTGAVYESCQNTPFGDGQTCTGGESSLIHFAGMESDPETNDGDSSVSHTWNRQYSPTEGRWLTADPAAQAVANPGNPQSWNQYSYVMNNPTTFIDPLGLDGSQPSIWINAFCQADPIFCAATPAEAYQLCVFIGLCGDNSSGNTGSGGNGTGSAGPTPSAASNSKPPLSGETNGIPNGFRIPRQNIWNVLLPGSMQCDFGVCVPIGNGVLGGTLSSTFSLDPGFLMSLRLLSNLIAPFKQVTTQQCSCADMRSSLTHCGYTCTCAGGEEWPSAVWDKLFIRIGCGKWACPIGLDSTLSTTHWVLPGVVDMRIRSMQINRGTCVYPGDVH